The following are encoded in a window of Candidatus Micrarchaeia archaeon genomic DNA:
- a CDS encoding KH domain-containing protein, whose amino-acid sequence MTEEMIMPGDKIADKPLNLPYVFIEDEKTYSAVLGFKKEDKIIPLKGPYEPKFDDYVIGVISDVKFSGYDIEMNTPYTAFLPDRSVREKLDYGEIVFARVMNVNEVGEIDLGQVKVLKKGKIIEVPSIKIPRIIGRNNSMITLIRDATECSIFVGKNGFIWISEKGNVALAIAAIRKIVREAHTSGLTDKMQEYLKVSN is encoded by the coding sequence ATGACAGAAGAGATGATAATGCCCGGAGATAAAATTGCGGACAAACCCTTAAATCTTCCATATGTATTTATTGAAGATGAAAAAACATATTCTGCAGTTTTAGGTTTTAAAAAAGAAGATAAAATAATTCCTTTAAAAGGACCATATGAACCAAAATTTGATGATTATGTGATTGGTGTAATTTCAGATGTAAAATTTTCTGGATACGATATTGAAATGAATACTCCATATACTGCTTTTTTACCAGATAGATCAGTTAGAGAAAAATTGGATTATGGAGAAATTGTTTTTGCTAGAGTAATGAATGTAAATGAAGTTGGAGAAATAGATTTAGGACAAGTTAAAGTATTAAAAAAAGGAAAGATAATTGAAGTTCCTTCAATTAAAATCCCAAGAATAATTGGTAGAAATAATTCTATGATTACTCTTATAAGAGACGCAACTGAATGCAGTATCTTCGTAGGTAAAAATGGATTTATTTGGATAAGTGAAAAAGGAAATGTAGCTTTGGCAATAGCTGCAATAAGAAAAATTGTAAGAGAAGCGCATACTTCTGGGTTAACAGATAAAATGCAAGAATATCTGAAAGTTTCTAATTAA